The following are encoded in a window of Cuculus canorus isolate bCucCan1 chromosome 39, bCucCan1.pri, whole genome shotgun sequence genomic DNA:
- the LOC128850112 gene encoding uncharacterized protein LOC128850112 has product MGLILAKVGARQPLYLKLLLTELRGFARHDDVGSLLSSAPPSLPGLLSRLLHRLQRRHGPALALVLAALDAAPHGLREGLLVAVARSAMMAEGDGAGWELLRDLRWLLEALGSPLELRLVPALREACAKLRPPDPAPLTIYGHGSLYGRRRGEGWEEWKKRGRRELAAVMLREADPSGKGEFNGAEVETLRALPELLAQSELWPQLWALLCSPGFLRVLVTHGHLGVLTHGVGRLREAQRRGAVLAVGLDELAAVLDSLVGLAEEKPAVGQEPLIAMGQDDDAMGQNGAAMGQEQAAMGRLALAVGLAQEVANAPPHCPLLPHIARLLPHGVQRLLRCPNPPPDTRYPPRSLLVGGRGSVLSLSRCGTWGATGGEGGTVTWSRVQSGEVVQEIQGSCGSVRAVLVLTPELVALGGAGGELELWSIPGGKRLWAVPAHRAPISALSPHPGGVASAGLDGVIKVWTLMGGAPVGGVALGPPVTCLALHPGGAWLAAGGLWASAGPDLRPGLWLGEGRGYWLGAWPSGREGAWPSACGRGQAPASSPTCPSHRVPPTRPERSPSHPPHRTGPPDIAYGSWEPGLEEG; this is encoded by the exons ATGGGACTGATCCTGGCCAAGGTGGGGGCGCGGCAGCCCCTCTACCTCAAGTTGCTCCTGACCGAGCTGCGCGGCTTCGCCCGCCACGACGAC GTGGGTTCCCTGCTCTCCTCggcccccccctccctcccggGGCTCCTCTCCCGCCTCCTGCACCGCCTCCAGCGCCGACACGGCCCCGCCCTCGCCCTCGTCCTCGCCGCCCTCGACGCCGCCCCACACG GCCTGCGGGAGGGGCTCCTGGTGGCCGTGGCCCGGTCGGCCATGATGGCGGAAGGGGACGGCGCCGGATGGGAACTGCTGCGGGACCTGCGCTG GTTACTGGAAGCACTGGGCTCTCCCCTCGAGCTCCGATTGGTTCCCGCCCTCCGCGAGGCCTGCGCGAAGCTCCGCCCACCAGACCCCGCCCCTCTGACCATATATGGGCATGGCTCCTTATATGGGCGTCGCCgaggggaggggtgggaggagtggaagaagagggggaggagggagttggcag CCGTGATGCTGCGCGAGGCCGATCCCAGTGGGAAGGGAGAATTCAATGGGGCCGAAGTGGAAACCCTGAGGGCCCTCCCGGAGTTACTG GCGCAGTCGGAGCTGTGGCCGCAGCTctgggctctgctctgctctcccgGATTCCTCCGAGTCCTCGTGACCCACGGGCACTTGGGGGTCCTCACCCACGGCGTGGGGCGGCTGC GTGAGGCCCAGCGCCGTGGGGCAGTGCTCGCCGTGGGGCTGGACGAGCTGGCGGCTGTCTTGGACTCACTTGTGGGGCTGGCGGAAGAAAAACCCGCCGTGGGGCAGGAGCCCCTcatcgctatggggcaggatgacgacgctatggggcagaatggagccgctatggggcaggagcaggccGCTATGGGGCGGCTGGCCCTCGCCGTGGGGCTGGCGCAGGAGGTGGCCAACGCTCCGCCCCACTGCccgctcctgccccacatcGCACGGCTCCTGCCCCACGGCGTCCAACGGCTCCTGAGGTGCCCAAACCCACCGCCGGACACCAGGTACCCCCCAAG GTCTCTGCTGGTTGGGGGTCGCGGGTCGGTGCTGTCGTTGAGCCGCTGCGGCACTTGGGGGGCGacggggggagaagggggaaccGTCACCTGGAGCCGAGTGCAGAGCGGAGAG GTGGTGCAGGAGATCCAGGGGAGCTGCGGCAGCGTCCGGGCTGTACTGGTTTTGACTCCTgaactggtggcactgggaggagctggaggggaaCTGGAGCTGTGGAGCATCCCCGGAGGCAAACg GCTGTGGGCGGTCCCAGCGCATCGCGCTCCCATCAGTGCTCTCAGCCCCCACccggggggcgtggcctcggcTGGGCTCGATGGCGTCATCAAG GTGTGGACGCTGATGGGCGGAGCTCCGGTGGGGGGCGTGGCCTTGGGCCCGCCGGTCACGTGTCTGGCGCTGCACCCCGGGGGGGCGTGGCTTGCGGCGGGCGG GCTCTGGGCCAGCGCGGGGCCGGATCTTCGACCTGGGCTTTGgcttggggaggggaggggctaCTGGCTGGGGGCGTGGCCTTCGGGGCGGGAAGGGGCGTGGCCGTCCGCTTGTGGGCGTGGCCAAGCACCCGCCTCCTCGCCAACCTGCCCCTCCCACCGGGTTCCCCCCACCCGCCCCGAGCGCTCGCCTTCGCACCCCCCCCACCGGACGGGACCCCCCGATATCGCCTATGGCTCTTGGGAGCCGGGCCTGGAGGAAGGGTGA